One region of Takifugu flavidus isolate HTHZ2018 chromosome 14, ASM371156v2, whole genome shotgun sequence genomic DNA includes:
- the tpte gene encoding putative tyrosine-protein phosphatase TPTE isoform X1: MSSVYFDPGSDSGVNGNVAKMEDAEVTIDDGKDDSVVPDTLYHNVRKKVKPVVTSFGFRVFGVVLILVDFVLVVVDISLYDRSREVGDALEAVSLLISLFFLADVLLRVFVEGFQVYFSSRLNIVDACVVAVTLVVTMIYTFSDLSGASLIPRAVSFLRFLRIIILVRVFRLASQKKELEKVTRRMVSENKRRYQKDGFDLDLTYVTDRVIAMSFPSSGKQSFYRNPIREVARFLDTKHEGHYKVYNLCSEKGYDPQFFHYRVERVFVDDHNVPSLEDMLKYTASVREWMSADPKNIIAIHCKGGKGRTGTMICTWLIDSDQFESAQDSLEYFGERRTDKSRSSKFQGVETPSQSRYVGYYEIMKNSFNRQLPPPKRLGIKSIRIHSIAGVGKGNGSDLKVKIILKKQLIFQGVCAKQENCTVFPDVGNNAAVISLQNGPVVEGDVKVMFESSAGLPKGYEDVPFYFWFNTSFVENNKLFLSREELDNPHKPKTWDLYKEDFGVTLFFSEP; this comes from the exons ATGTCCTCAGTGTATTTCGATCCAGGCTCGGATTCGGGTGTGAACGG GAACGTTGCTAAGATGGAGGATGCTGAAGTAACGATTGATGACGGGAAGGATGACAGCGTGGTCCCGGACACCCTGTACCA CAACGTCCGGAAGAAGGTGAAGCCGGTTGTTACGTCCTTTGGGTTTCG TGTTTTTGGCGTGGTGCTGATCCTGGTGGACtttgtgctggtggtggtggacatCTCCCTCTACGACCGGAGCAGAGAGGTCGGGGACGCCCTGGAGGccgtctccctcctcatctccttgTTCTTCctcgctgatgttctcctgcGGGTCTTTGTGGAGGG GTTCCAGGTTTACTTCAGCTCCAGGCTGAACATCGTGGACGCCTGTGTTGTCGCAGTCACGCTAGTGGTCACCATGATTTACACCTTCAGCGACCTGTCGGGAGCCAGTCTCATACCCAG GGCAGTCTCATTTCTTCGCTTCCTGAGGATAATAATCCTGGTGAGGGTTTTCAGGCTGGCATCTCagaagaaagagctggagaaggtcACCAGGAGGATG GTGTCTGAGAACAAACGGCGCTATCAGAAGGATGGGTTTGACCTTGACCTCACCTATGTCACAG ATCGAGTCATCGCCATGTCTTTCCCATCCTCTGGGAAACAGTCATTCTACAGGAATCCTATCAGG GAGGTGGCGAGGTTCCTGGACACTAAACACGAAGGACACTATAAAGTTTACAATCTGTGCA GTGAGAAAGGCTACGACCCCCAGTTCTTCCACTACAGGGTTGAACGGGTGTTCGTCGATGACCATAACGTCCCCTCCTTGGA GGACATGCTGAAATACACGGCGAGCGTGAGGGAGTGGATGTCGGCCGATCCCAAAAACATCATCGCTATACACTGCAAAGGGGGGAAAG GACGCACAGGCACCATGATCTGCACCTGGCTGATCGACAGTGACCAGTTTGAGAGTGCTCAG GACAGCCTGGAGTACTTTGGCGAGAGGAGGACGGACAAGAGCCGCAGCTCCAAGTTTCAGGGAGTGGAGACTCCGTCTCAG AGTCGCTATGTGGGGTACTACGAGATTATGAAGAACTCCTTCAACAGACAGCTGCCTCCACCGAAAAGACTCGGGATCAAAAGCATCCGGATCCACTCCATAGCAG GTGTGGGCAAAGGCAATGGCAGCGACCTGAAGGTGAAAATCAtattgaagaagcagctgataTTCCAGGGGGTGTGTGCCAAACAGGAGAACTGCACG GTCTTCCCCGATGTGGGCAACAACGCAGCCGTCATCAGCCTGCAGAACGGGCCTGTGGTCGAAGGGGACGTGAAGGTCATGTTTGAATCCAGTGCT GGTCTGCCGAAGGGCTACGAAGATGTTCCCTTCTACTTCTGGTTCAACACCTCCTTCGTTGAGAATAATAA GCTGTTTCTGTCTCGAGAAGAGCTGGACAACCCTCACAAGCCGAAGACCTGGGACCTCTACAAAGAGGACTT
- the tpte gene encoding putative tyrosine-protein phosphatase TPTE isoform X2 — MEDAEVTIDDGKDDSVVPDTLYHNVRKKVKPVVTSFGFRVFGVVLILVDFVLVVVDISLYDRSREVGDALEAVSLLISLFFLADVLLRVFVEGFQVYFSSRLNIVDACVVAVTLVVTMIYTFSDLSGASLIPRAVSFLRFLRIIILVRVFRLASQKKELEKVTRRMVSENKRRYQKDGFDLDLTYVTDRVIAMSFPSSGKQSFYRNPIREVARFLDTKHEGHYKVYNLCSEKGYDPQFFHYRVERVFVDDHNVPSLEDMLKYTASVREWMSADPKNIIAIHCKGGKGRTGTMICTWLIDSDQFESAQDSLEYFGERRTDKSRSSKFQGVETPSQSRYVGYYEIMKNSFNRQLPPPKRLGIKSIRIHSIAGVGKGNGSDLKVKIILKKQLIFQGVCAKQENCTVFPDVGNNAAVISLQNGPVVEGDVKVMFESSAGLPKGYEDVPFYFWFNTSFVENNKLFLSREELDNPHKPKTWDLYKEDFGVTLFFSEP, encoded by the exons ATGGAGGATGCTGAAGTAACGATTGATGACGGGAAGGATGACAGCGTGGTCCCGGACACCCTGTACCA CAACGTCCGGAAGAAGGTGAAGCCGGTTGTTACGTCCTTTGGGTTTCG TGTTTTTGGCGTGGTGCTGATCCTGGTGGACtttgtgctggtggtggtggacatCTCCCTCTACGACCGGAGCAGAGAGGTCGGGGACGCCCTGGAGGccgtctccctcctcatctccttgTTCTTCctcgctgatgttctcctgcGGGTCTTTGTGGAGGG GTTCCAGGTTTACTTCAGCTCCAGGCTGAACATCGTGGACGCCTGTGTTGTCGCAGTCACGCTAGTGGTCACCATGATTTACACCTTCAGCGACCTGTCGGGAGCCAGTCTCATACCCAG GGCAGTCTCATTTCTTCGCTTCCTGAGGATAATAATCCTGGTGAGGGTTTTCAGGCTGGCATCTCagaagaaagagctggagaaggtcACCAGGAGGATG GTGTCTGAGAACAAACGGCGCTATCAGAAGGATGGGTTTGACCTTGACCTCACCTATGTCACAG ATCGAGTCATCGCCATGTCTTTCCCATCCTCTGGGAAACAGTCATTCTACAGGAATCCTATCAGG GAGGTGGCGAGGTTCCTGGACACTAAACACGAAGGACACTATAAAGTTTACAATCTGTGCA GTGAGAAAGGCTACGACCCCCAGTTCTTCCACTACAGGGTTGAACGGGTGTTCGTCGATGACCATAACGTCCCCTCCTTGGA GGACATGCTGAAATACACGGCGAGCGTGAGGGAGTGGATGTCGGCCGATCCCAAAAACATCATCGCTATACACTGCAAAGGGGGGAAAG GACGCACAGGCACCATGATCTGCACCTGGCTGATCGACAGTGACCAGTTTGAGAGTGCTCAG GACAGCCTGGAGTACTTTGGCGAGAGGAGGACGGACAAGAGCCGCAGCTCCAAGTTTCAGGGAGTGGAGACTCCGTCTCAG AGTCGCTATGTGGGGTACTACGAGATTATGAAGAACTCCTTCAACAGACAGCTGCCTCCACCGAAAAGACTCGGGATCAAAAGCATCCGGATCCACTCCATAGCAG GTGTGGGCAAAGGCAATGGCAGCGACCTGAAGGTGAAAATCAtattgaagaagcagctgataTTCCAGGGGGTGTGTGCCAAACAGGAGAACTGCACG GTCTTCCCCGATGTGGGCAACAACGCAGCCGTCATCAGCCTGCAGAACGGGCCTGTGGTCGAAGGGGACGTGAAGGTCATGTTTGAATCCAGTGCT GGTCTGCCGAAGGGCTACGAAGATGTTCCCTTCTACTTCTGGTTCAACACCTCCTTCGTTGAGAATAATAA GCTGTTTCTGTCTCGAGAAGAGCTGGACAACCCTCACAAGCCGAAGACCTGGGACCTCTACAAAGAGGACTT